From Phragmites australis chromosome 5, lpPhrAust1.1, whole genome shotgun sequence, a single genomic window includes:
- the LOC133918656 gene encoding pentatricopeptide repeat-containing protein At1g51965, mitochondrial: MVPHVSEICKCGAFGFRHPQTPRAQPASTPAKMPRRLATTYSGRIAAATPSPSGPSLTVTVSPPPPPAPLDPRGYPLPRRHLVCAAARILRSPASPSPLLDLADYLRSLRLTLTAAEASEVVKALSPADSALALAFFRFAAASLPGFRHDAFSYNRILVLLFRKRADPAEAMRFVAEMERDSVPGNISTVNLLIGMGAEVSKCLELAKKWGLRLNGYTYKCVVQAHLRSREVWKGFEVYEEMRRKGYRLDIFAYNMLLDALAKAGMVDQAYQVFEDMKQKHCEPDAYTYTILIRMSGKAGKTSKFLSFLEEMVSKGCVLNLISYNTVIEALGKNKMVDKVIFILSKMIESGCQPNQFTYSIMLDVLATEGQLHRLDEVLDICSGYLNRSIYSYLVKSLCKSGHASEAHNVFCRMWSSHEKGDRDAFVSMLEVLCNAEKTSEAIDLLQMMPEKGIAADVGMYNLVFSALGKLKQVSFINNLYDKMKTNGVVPDVFTYNIMISSFGRVGLVDKASELFEEMEASSCKPDVITYNSLINCLGKNGDLDEAHILFKEMQEKGYDPDVFTYSILIECFGKSNKIDMACSLFDEMIAEGCVPNIVTYNILLDCLERRGKTAEAHKLYETLKQQGLTPDSITYSILERLESRSQRTARIRKPSRITGWVVNPV; encoded by the exons atggtcccacatgtcagtgaaatCTGTAAGTGCGGCGCCTTCGGGTTTAGGCACCCCCAAACCCCGCGTGCTCAGCCCGCATCTACCCCGGCCAAAATGCCCCGCCGCCTGGCGACGACCTACTCCGGCCGCATCGCCGCCGCAACACCGTCCCCATCGGGCCCCTCCCTCACCGTCACCGtctccccgcccccgccccccgcCCCGCTCGACCCGCGCGGGTACCCGCTCCCGCGCCGCCACCTCGTCTGCGCCGCCGCCCGCATCCTCCGCTCTCCGGCCTCCCCCTCCCCGCTGCTCGACCTCGCTGACTACCTCCGCTCCCTCCGCCTCACCCTCACCGCCGCCGAGGCCTCGGAGGTCGTCAAGGCGCTCTCCCCCGCCGACTCGGCCCTCGCGCTCGCCTTCTTCCgcttcgccgccgcctccctcccggGCTTCCGCCACGACGCCTTCTCCTACAACCGCATCCTGGTCCTCCTCTTCCGCAAACGCGCCGACCCCGCCGAGGCGATGCGGTTCGTTGCCGAGATGGAGCGCGACAGCGTGCCTGGCAACATCTCCACGGTGAATTTGCTGATCGGGATGGGCGCGGAGGTGAGCAAGTGCCTGGAGCTGGCGAAGAAGTGGGGGTTGAGGCTGAATGGGTACACCTACAAGTGTGTTGTGCAGGCGCATTTGAGGAGCAGGGAGGTGTGGAAGGGGTTCGAGGTGTATGAGGAGATGAGGAGGAAGGGCTACAGGTTGGACATCTTTGCGTATAACATGCTGCTGGATGCGCTTGCCAAGGCTGGAATG GTTGACCAAGCttaccaagtctttgaagataTGAAACAAAAGCACTGTGAGCCGGATGCATACACATACACTATACTAATTAGAATGTCTGGAAAGGCTGGGAAGACCTCTAAATTTCTCtcatttttggaggaaatgGTATCCAAGGGATGTGTTCTTAACCTGATTTCTTATAATACTGTTATTGAGGCTCTTGGTAAGAACAAGATGGTTGACAAGGTAATTTTTATACTCTCTAAAATGATTGAGAGTGGCTGCCAGCCCAATCAATTCACATATAGCATTATGCTGGATGTTTTGGCAACAGAAGGGCAACTACACAGGCTGGATGAGGTTCTAGATATCTGTAGTGGGTATCTGAACAGGTCAATCTATTCTTATTTGGTCAAGTCACTCTGCAAATCTGGGCATGCAAGTGAGGCGCATAATGTATTCTGTCGTATGTGGAGTTCCCATGAAAAAGGAGACCGTGATGCTTTTGTATCAATGCTTGAGGTGCTATGCAATGCAGAAAAAACATCAGAGGCTATTGATCTACTACAAATGATGCCTGAAAAGGGGATTGCTGCAGATGTTGGAATGTACAATTTGGTTTTTTCAGCTCTTGGAAAGCTGAAGCAGGTGTCTTTCATAAACaatctctatgataagatgaaAACTAATGGGGTTGTTCCTGATGTTTTTACCTACAATATTATGATCTCAAGTTTTGGTAGGGTTGGCTTAGTTGATAAGGCGTCTGAACTTTTTGAAGAAATGGAGGCTAGCAGTTGTAAACCTGATGTCATCACCTACAATTCTTTGATAAACTGCCTTGGGAAAAATGGAGATCTTGATGAAGCCCACATACTTTTCAAAGAGATGCAAGAAAAAGGATATGATCCTGATGTCTTTACTTACAGCATTTTAATTGAGTGCTTTGGGAAATCCAATAAGATTGATATGGCATGCAGCTTGTTTGACGAGATGATTGCAGAGGGATGTGTCCCTAATATTGTAACTTACAACATTTTACTTGATTGTTTGGAGAGACGTGGGAAGACAGCAGAAGCTCATAAACTTTATGAAACACTGAAGCAACAGGGGTTGACTCCTGACTCGATAACATACTCAATACTTGAGCGATTGGAAAGTAGATCTCAACGAACAGCAAGAATACGTAAGCCAAGTCGGATTACAGGTTGGGTTGTGAATCCAGTATAA
- the LOC133918657 gene encoding nudix hydrolase 8-like isoform X1, translated as MSFIRQGKRGVWLKILEDQADLVPIAIKARFIYHHAEPGYVMLTFWLPDRPSALPSTALHQIGVGAFVMNDKRKFEHLFSGAIREVREETGIETSFLDVVAFRYIKKNSIKSCEPFRQAFLFEKYFVILLYSYRHAHRVPFEKSDILFLCTLKPLSFDISIDESEIEAAMWMPIDEFLSQPIHQEDEMCKKIIDIWIAKHQKCYEGFAAHQVMLKLDNRVAYLYFGDTSEVTGLVPETKPNEEETEGVFPTGERGPVEIFGRNSTN; from the exons ATGAGTTTCATACGTCAGGGAAAAAGAGGGGTCTGGTTGAAGATACTGGAAGATCAAGCTGATCTAGTTCCTATTGCAATAAAGGCAA gGTTCATTTATCATCATGCAGAACCAGGGTATGTGATGCTAACTTTCTGGCTTCCAGACAGGCCTTCTGCTCTGCCTTCTACTGCATTGCATCAAATTGGTGTTGGAGCATTTGTCATGAATGACAAAAGAAAG TTTGAACACCTATTTTCTGGAGCCATAAGGGAAGTTAGAGAAGAAACTGGG ATAGAAACTTCTTTCCTGGATGTGGTTGCATTCaggtatataaaaaaaaactcaattaaGTCATGTGAACCTTTTCGCCAAGCATTTCTTTTCGAGAAATATTTTGTGATTTTACTCTACTCATACAGGCATGCACATCGAGTCCCTTTTGAGAAATCAGATATACTCTTTCTTTGCACCCTCAAGCCATTGTCATTTGACATCTCAATTGATGAGTCAGAGATTGAAGCAGCAATG TGGATGCCAATTGACGAATTTCTCAGCCAACCGATCCATCAAGAGGATGAAATGTGCAAGAAAATAATTGACATCTGGATTGCTAAACATCAGAAGTGTTACGAAGGGTTCGCTGCTCATCAGGTGATGTTGAAGCTCGACAACAGGGTTGCTTATCTTTACTTTGGGGATACCAGTGAAGTAACCGGACTTGTGCCTGAGACGAAACCGAATGAAGAAGAGACCGAAGGAGTCTTCCCAACAGGGGAAAGAGGTCCTGTCGAAATATTTGGTAGAAATTCGACTAATTGA
- the LOC133918657 gene encoding nudix hydrolase 8-like isoform X2, with protein MSFIRQGKRGVWLKILEDQADLVPIAIKARFIYHHAEPGYVMLTFWLPDRPSALPSTALHQIGVGAFVMNDKRKFEHLFSGAIREVREETGIETSFLDVVAFRHAHRVPFEKSDILFLCTLKPLSFDISIDESEIEAAMWMPIDEFLSQPIHQEDEMCKKIIDIWIAKHQKCYEGFAAHQVMLKLDNRVAYLYFGDTSEVTGLVPETKPNEEETEGVFPTGERGPVEIFGRNSTN; from the exons ATGAGTTTCATACGTCAGGGAAAAAGAGGGGTCTGGTTGAAGATACTGGAAGATCAAGCTGATCTAGTTCCTATTGCAATAAAGGCAA gGTTCATTTATCATCATGCAGAACCAGGGTATGTGATGCTAACTTTCTGGCTTCCAGACAGGCCTTCTGCTCTGCCTTCTACTGCATTGCATCAAATTGGTGTTGGAGCATTTGTCATGAATGACAAAAGAAAG TTTGAACACCTATTTTCTGGAGCCATAAGGGAAGTTAGAGAAGAAACTGGG ATAGAAACTTCTTTCCTGGATGTGGTTGCATTCag GCATGCACATCGAGTCCCTTTTGAGAAATCAGATATACTCTTTCTTTGCACCCTCAAGCCATTGTCATTTGACATCTCAATTGATGAGTCAGAGATTGAAGCAGCAATG TGGATGCCAATTGACGAATTTCTCAGCCAACCGATCCATCAAGAGGATGAAATGTGCAAGAAAATAATTGACATCTGGATTGCTAAACATCAGAAGTGTTACGAAGGGTTCGCTGCTCATCAGGTGATGTTGAAGCTCGACAACAGGGTTGCTTATCTTTACTTTGGGGATACCAGTGAAGTAACCGGACTTGTGCCTGAGACGAAACCGAATGAAGAAGAGACCGAAGGAGTCTTCCCAACAGGGGAAAGAGGTCCTGTCGAAATATTTGGTAGAAATTCGACTAATTGA